A window from Halomicrobium urmianum encodes these proteins:
- a CDS encoding helix-turn-helix domain-containing protein: MASPKRELLSVELELWHPDCWTNEVMDETDAGVLGHGSVLDGRRAYERCTVYGDSPEHVAEAVGTAEESTRIGDVQTVQSTPAESVVPESAIGTFAQDVFIEYEFSEGIGPAFASRGFVLDGASQMENGREVWPFLVQMNRSSLGRRIEEIRNEYDANITIRQVTSADRERSTSSFEDRLSELTPRQRQAYELARRRGYYEWPRETSVQELADDLGVSKTTFLEHLRSAENHLLDPPESRDRSGDGSGG; encoded by the coding sequence ATGGCATCGCCGAAGCGCGAACTCCTGAGCGTGGAGCTGGAGCTCTGGCACCCCGACTGCTGGACGAACGAGGTGATGGACGAGACGGACGCCGGCGTGTTGGGCCACGGGAGCGTCCTGGATGGGCGACGGGCCTACGAGCGGTGTACGGTCTACGGCGACTCGCCGGAGCACGTGGCCGAGGCCGTGGGGACGGCCGAGGAGTCCACGCGGATCGGTGACGTCCAGACCGTGCAGTCGACGCCGGCCGAGAGCGTCGTCCCGGAGTCGGCCATCGGCACGTTCGCGCAGGACGTCTTCATCGAGTACGAGTTCTCCGAGGGGATCGGACCGGCCTTCGCCTCCCGTGGGTTCGTCCTCGACGGCGCGTCGCAAATGGAGAACGGCAGGGAGGTCTGGCCCTTTCTGGTGCAGATGAACCGGTCGTCGCTCGGCCGCCGGATCGAGGAGATCCGCAACGAGTACGACGCGAACATCACCATCAGGCAGGTCACGTCGGCCGACCGCGAGCGGTCGACGTCCTCCTTTGAGGACCGACTGAGCGAACTGACCCCGCGCCAGCGGCAGGCCTACGAGCTGGCGCGGCGGCGCGGGTACTACGAGTGGCCCCGGGAGACGAGCGTGCAGGAGCTCGCCGACGACCTGGGCGTCTCGAAGACGACCTTCCTCGAGCACCTCCGGTCGGCCGAGAACCACCTCCTCGACCCGCCGGAGTCGCGGGATCGGTCCGGTGACGGTAGCGGCGGCTGA
- a CDS encoding class I SAM-dependent methyltransferase, with translation MTDDTGKQWTELYHANEDEDAPLMPSEPLPFVEEIVGVLEERGYGTVLEAAAGEGRNSQRFVEAVSDLHACDISEAALSVCAERTGGRVTARRADVRDLPYGDGAFEATIMLDALTHLREVELVLRELARVTETGGHVVFNMPVEGDDAASTGELVGGWGALAEYEYATGGHDVTYMFVGERDRFTALLSSYGLRVERVTTWEWRDPPHPQYRREEHDHRNVVVYARTGG, from the coding sequence ATGACAGACGACACCGGGAAACAGTGGACCGAGCTGTATCACGCGAACGAGGACGAGGACGCGCCCCTCATGCCGTCGGAACCGCTTCCGTTTGTCGAGGAGATCGTGGGGGTCCTCGAGGAACGGGGCTACGGGACCGTCCTCGAGGCCGCCGCCGGCGAGGGCCGGAACAGCCAGCGGTTCGTCGAGGCCGTCTCCGATCTCCACGCGTGTGACATAAGCGAGGCGGCGCTCTCCGTCTGCGCCGAGCGGACGGGGGGACGGGTCACGGCGCGGCGCGCCGACGTCCGGGACCTCCCGTACGGCGACGGCGCGTTCGAGGCGACGATCATGCTGGACGCGCTGACCCACCTGCGGGAGGTCGAACTCGTGCTCCGCGAACTCGCACGGGTGACGGAGACGGGCGGACACGTCGTCTTCAACATGCCCGTCGAGGGGGACGACGCCGCGTCGACGGGCGAGCTCGTCGGCGGCTGGGGGGCGCTCGCGGAGTACGAGTACGCGACGGGCGGCCACGACGTGACCTACATGTTCGTCGGAGAACGGGATCGGTTCACGGCGCTCCTGTCGTCGTACGGGCTCCGGGTCGAGCGCGTCACGACGTGGGAGTGGCGGGACCCGCCGCATCCGCAGTACCGGCGCGAGGAGCACGACCACAGGAACGTCGTCGTGTACGCGAGAACCGGGGGCTAG
- a CDS encoding AzlC family ABC transporter permease, translating into MEAHAGPDEAEFSQEGLVAGVRESVPIALGVFTYGVVFGVLARQSPLGLGEAVLMSASVFAASAQFVVLDLWESPLPVVAIVATTVAVNLRHLLMGASIQPWLERLAPRTTYGTLYFLNDESWGLTMRARSNGERDAAFLLGSGLVVFVAWVGATVLGVAVGGLVENPARYGLDMAFVAVYIALLVGVWDGRGDAVPVGTAAAVAVVASVVVPGSWYILVGGVAGSLAGVARDEYV; encoded by the coding sequence ATGGAGGCGCACGCCGGGCCGGACGAGGCGGAGTTCAGCCAGGAGGGGCTCGTCGCCGGCGTTCGGGAGAGCGTTCCGATCGCGCTGGGCGTCTTCACCTACGGGGTCGTGTTCGGCGTCCTCGCGCGGCAGTCGCCGCTCGGCCTCGGCGAGGCCGTGCTGATGAGCGCCTCGGTGTTCGCCGCGTCCGCGCAGTTCGTCGTCCTGGACCTGTGGGAGTCGCCGCTGCCGGTGGTCGCCATCGTCGCCACGACCGTCGCGGTGAACCTCAGACACCTCCTGATGGGCGCGTCGATCCAGCCGTGGCTCGAACGGCTCGCGCCCCGGACGACCTACGGGACGCTGTACTTCCTCAACGACGAGTCGTGGGGACTGACGATGCGCGCCCGGTCGAACGGGGAGCGCGACGCCGCGTTCCTGCTGGGCAGCGGCCTGGTCGTGTTCGTCGCGTGGGTCGGCGCGACCGTTCTGGGGGTCGCCGTCGGCGGCCTCGTCGAGAACCCCGCCCGGTACGGCCTCGACATGGCCTTCGTCGCCGTCTACATCGCGCTGCTGGTCGGCGTCTGGGACGGCCGCGGGGACGCCGTTCCCGTCGGGACGGCGGCGGCGGTGGCGGTCGTCGCCTCCGTCGTCGTCCCGGGGAGCTGGTACATCCTCGTCGGCGGGGTCGCCGGGAGCCTCGCCGGCGTCGCGCGGGACGAATATGTCTGA
- a CDS encoding AzlD family protein, whose protein sequence is MSELDVDGLALVAIVGMAVGTYVTRVGGYWLVSQFELTLRFRAWLRYLPGAVLVSLIVPDLVNGGPAEWGAALAALAVAWRSGNILYAMLAGVGVVFLLRRLPVIG, encoded by the coding sequence ATGTCTGAACTGGACGTCGACGGCCTCGCACTCGTAGCCATCGTCGGCATGGCGGTGGGTACGTACGTCACCAGGGTCGGCGGCTACTGGCTGGTGAGCCAGTTCGAACTGACCCTCCGATTCCGGGCGTGGCTGCGCTACCTGCCAGGCGCGGTCCTGGTGTCGCTGATCGTCCCCGACCTCGTGAACGGCGGCCCGGCGGAGTGGGGGGCGGCGCTCGCCGCGCTCGCCGTCGCCTGGCGCTCGGGGAACATCCTGTACGCGATGCTGGCCGGCGTCGGCGTCGTCTTCCTCCTCCGGCGTCTCCCGGTGATCGGGTGA
- a CDS encoding type II/IV secretion system ATPase subunit: MAIDDSGGGGAEQVGQNRDLGEGESAAVGEYTWDDLRRDHHDGGRFDRSEYLGFEPKRIGDRLETAAGNAETIDEVFQAYVDPEATPVVKGVYTWEHFKQEYYYEDDGSLPRDGEGEQIPFEPEDHLGFDPDETENRLSHGEDAAVTLSNLVDERTVDVNEDLDEDDFFSDQDGDTTVVNRYDLEKAVPMSKKRHFTEIERYWVNKPYACVVIFHSRKENEKKYYVVEPYLNEIEEDLAEFLSGKLKTAIKYAEDDVIVEGSEADRADVIQREAERLLERYDLYEGAIGGLGTVDQVKELLGMEVQRHEPEDSLEGISARPEPAIIEDDPEELNEYQVEKLLYKLKRDFIGYARIDPVKHDINVEDVSCDGYNSRVFVYHTDYEQIISNVEHGEEELDDFVVKLAQRSGKGISKRQPQVDATLPDGSRAQLTLGREVSDHGTNYTIRQFKDVPFTPIDLINWNTFSLDEMAFLWLCIENNKSLIFAGGTASGKTTSLNAVSLFIPSNAKIVSIEDTREVELPQRNWVASVTRPSFGDDDTGDVDEFDLLEAALRQRPDYIVMGEIRGEEGRTLFQVMSTGHTTYTTFHADSVGEVIKRFTTEPINVSKTLFTALDLVSIQTQTRVDGRKVRRNKTLTEINEYTAENDEINVRDVYEWRAETDEFIQMGNSNTLEEIKFDRGWTQERLDEELFKRKVVLAYLIENGLNTYTEVAATIQAFINDPDTILTLIANDQLAQSLSDLREMESVSIDIDQEKEEMVPRPDAPDEMLSEAGDILDNAGPLFNRYLEMETPDIVSALTGIEDDGDDGGAADDGDGIDFGQFVPKAGKEADSE, translated from the coding sequence ATGGCTATCGACGATTCCGGGGGCGGGGGGGCAGAGCAGGTCGGCCAAAATAGAGACCTCGGGGAGGGCGAGTCCGCCGCGGTCGGGGAGTACACGTGGGACGACCTGCGGCGGGACCACCACGACGGGGGTCGGTTCGACCGCAGCGAGTACCTCGGGTTCGAACCGAAGCGCATCGGCGACAGACTGGAGACCGCCGCCGGGAACGCGGAGACGATCGACGAGGTGTTTCAGGCCTACGTCGATCCCGAGGCCACGCCGGTCGTCAAGGGAGTCTACACGTGGGAGCACTTCAAGCAGGAGTACTACTACGAGGATGACGGATCGCTCCCGCGGGACGGCGAGGGCGAGCAGATCCCCTTCGAACCGGAGGATCACCTCGGGTTCGACCCGGACGAGACGGAGAACAGGCTCTCGCACGGCGAAGACGCCGCCGTGACGCTTTCGAACCTCGTCGACGAGCGGACCGTCGACGTCAACGAGGACCTTGACGAGGACGACTTCTTCTCCGATCAGGACGGCGATACGACGGTCGTCAACCGCTACGACCTCGAGAAGGCCGTCCCGATGTCCAAGAAGCGCCACTTCACCGAGATCGAGCGCTACTGGGTCAACAAGCCCTACGCCTGCGTCGTCATCTTTCACTCGCGCAAGGAGAACGAGAAGAAGTACTACGTCGTCGAGCCCTACCTCAACGAGATCGAGGAGGACCTGGCGGAGTTCCTCTCCGGGAAGCTCAAGACCGCCATCAAGTACGCCGAGGACGACGTCATCGTCGAGGGGTCCGAGGCCGACCGCGCCGACGTGATCCAGCGCGAGGCCGAGCGGCTCCTAGAGCGGTACGACCTCTACGAGGGGGCGATCGGCGGCCTCGGGACGGTCGACCAGGTCAAGGAACTACTGGGCATGGAGGTCCAGCGGCACGAGCCCGAGGACAGCCTGGAAGGGATCTCGGCCCGACCCGAGCCAGCGATCATCGAGGACGACCCCGAGGAGCTCAACGAGTACCAGGTCGAGAAGTTGCTGTACAAGCTCAAGCGGGACTTCATCGGCTACGCGCGGATCGACCCCGTCAAGCACGACATCAACGTCGAGGACGTCTCCTGCGACGGGTACAACTCCCGCGTGTTCGTCTACCACACCGACTACGAGCAGATCATCTCCAACGTCGAGCACGGCGAAGAGGAACTGGACGACTTCGTGGTCAAACTGGCCCAGCGCTCGGGCAAGGGTATCTCCAAGCGCCAGCCGCAGGTCGACGCCACGCTGCCGGACGGCTCCCGCGCCCAGCTGACGCTCGGCCGAGAGGTCTCAGACCACGGGACCAACTACACCATCCGCCAGTTCAAGGACGTCCCGTTCACGCCGATCGACCTCATCAACTGGAACACCTTCTCGCTGGACGAGATGGCGTTCCTGTGGCTCTGCATCGAGAACAACAAGAGCCTCATCTTCGCCGGGGGTACCGCTTCGGGGAAGACCACCAGCCTGAACGCCGTCTCCCTGTTCATCCCCTCGAACGCGAAGATCGTCTCCATCGAGGACACCCGCGAGGTGGAACTGCCCCAGCGCAACTGGGTCGCCAGCGTCACCCGCCCGTCGTTCGGCGACGACGACACCGGCGACGTCGACGAGTTCGACCTGCTTGAGGCCGCGCTGCGCCAGCGGCCCGACTACATCGTCATGGGCGAGATCCGCGGCGAAGAGGGTCGGACGCTGTTCCAGGTCATGTCGACCGGGCACACCACCTACACCACCTTCCACGCCGACTCCGTCGGCGAGGTGATCAAGCGGTTCACCACGGAGCCGATCAACGTCTCGAAGACGCTGTTCACGGCGCTGGACCTGGTCTCCATCCAGACCCAGACGCGCGTCGACGGCCGGAAGGTCCGCCGCAACAAGACGCTGACCGAGATCAACGAGTACACCGCCGAGAACGACGAGATCAACGTCCGCGACGTCTACGAGTGGCGCGCCGAGACGGACGAGTTCATCCAGATGGGCAACTCCAACACCCTGGAGGAGATCAAGTTCGACCGCGGGTGGACCCAGGAGCGGCTCGACGAGGAGCTGTTCAAGCGGAAGGTGGTGCTGGCCTACCTCATCGAGAACGGCCTCAACACCTACACCGAGGTCGCGGCGACCATCCAGGCGTTCATCAACGATCCCGACACCATCCTGACGCTGATCGCCAACGACCAGCTCGCCCAGTCGCTTTCGGACCTCCGCGAGATGGAGAGCGTCAGCATCGACATCGACCAGGAGAAAGAGGAGATGGTCCCCCGGCCGGACGCACCCGACGAGATGCTCTCGGAGGCGGGCGACATCCTCGACAACGCCGGGCCGCTCTTTAACCGCTACCTGGAGATGGAGACGCCGGACATCGTCTCGGCGCTGACCGGCATCGAGGACGACGGCGACGACGGCGGGGCCGCCGACGACGGGGACGGCATCGACTTCGGGCAGTTCGTCCCCAAGGCCGGCAAGGAGGCCGATAGCGAATGA
- a CDS encoding type II secretion system F family protein, with protein MSIEAKGSEQLSAGGALGDTFYPAFQYLFDEEGEFVSNVEDKLAEARMADNVEMFLSRALAVGAISGVSLWIVGTFIGYFLVTLFFGGGGESLVFIGVPLPTWAEPVVRAIKLPAVIGVTGVVFGAIGFGIGFGSLISIPYFRSSAREREINVLLSDAISFMYALSVGGLNQLEILQAMAKADDTYGECAKEFQSIVLETEYFDTDYRTAIRNQAMETPSDELSQFLTDMLSIINSGGDMTTFLEDQKDKHMRTAKQEQQKMLDTLELFGEMYMTLSLFPLLLIIILVIMSMMGNSQEMLLYGTVYGLIPLTGLGFLVLVSTVTQDTIGDGYLRPDGSEDELVVDDGLGILDLGRIENYTGGYAVFDRIKSREGTYELMQIVRKPHLFFRDHPLMVLGLTIPLTVVAVTMTIAFDWAPLSIEGMTSNPVRGTFFWVYVPLYINLIPLAVFYEWNVRSRKAIIGNLSENLRKLASANDTGMTLLESIKVVSETSAGKLADEFEVMHSKVNYGTNLKNALREFNNSYHVPRLARTVKLISEAQEASSQIQDVLSTAAQASENQDDIDRERISRTRMQVVIILMTYLTLLGVMALLKAQFLSEMAALASQGASSGGGAGPAGGFGQSLDTDLLSMLFFHAVVIQAILSSFIAGYIRTVKILAGVKFAVLLSTVALVVWMAI; from the coding sequence ATGAGCATCGAGGCGAAAGGCAGCGAACAGCTCAGCGCCGGCGGCGCCCTCGGCGACACGTTCTACCCCGCCTTCCAGTACCTGTTCGACGAGGAGGGGGAGTTCGTCAGCAACGTCGAGGACAAGCTCGCCGAGGCCCGGATGGCCGACAACGTCGAGATGTTCCTCTCTCGGGCGCTCGCGGTCGGCGCCATCTCGGGGGTCTCCCTGTGGATCGTCGGTACCTTCATCGGCTACTTCCTCGTCACGCTCTTCTTCGGCGGCGGCGGCGAGTCGCTGGTGTTCATCGGCGTCCCGCTGCCGACCTGGGCGGAGCCGGTCGTCCGCGCCATCAAGCTCCCCGCGGTAATCGGCGTCACCGGCGTCGTCTTCGGGGCTATCGGCTTCGGCATCGGCTTCGGCTCCCTGATATCGATCCCCTACTTCCGTTCGAGCGCGCGCGAGCGCGAGATCAACGTCCTCCTCTCCGACGCCATCTCCTTCATGTACGCGCTGTCCGTCGGCGGCCTCAACCAGCTGGAGATCCTCCAGGCGATGGCCAAGGCCGACGACACCTACGGCGAGTGCGCCAAGGAGTTCCAGTCCATCGTCCTCGAGACGGAGTACTTCGACACGGACTACCGGACCGCCATCCGCAACCAGGCGATGGAGACCCCCTCCGACGAGCTCTCGCAGTTCCTGACGGACATGCTGTCGATCATCAACTCCGGCGGGGACATGACCACCTTCCTCGAGGACCAGAAGGACAAGCACATGCGCACCGCCAAGCAGGAGCAGCAGAAGATGCTGGACACCCTGGAGCTGTTCGGCGAGATGTACATGACCCTCTCGCTGTTCCCGCTCCTGCTCATCATCATCCTCGTGATCATGTCGATGATGGGCAACTCCCAGGAGATGCTCCTCTACGGCACGGTCTACGGCCTGATCCCGCTGACCGGTCTCGGCTTCCTCGTGCTGGTCTCGACGGTCACCCAGGACACCATCGGCGACGGCTACCTCCGGCCCGACGGCAGCGAGGACGAACTCGTCGTCGACGACGGGCTGGGCATCCTCGACCTGGGCCGCATCGAGAACTACACCGGCGGATACGCCGTCTTCGACCGGATCAAGAGCCGCGAGGGGACCTACGAGCTGATGCAGATCGTCCGCAAGCCCCACCTGTTCTTCCGCGACCACCCGCTGATGGTGCTCGGGCTGACGATCCCGCTGACCGTCGTCGCGGTCACGATGACCATCGCCTTCGACTGGGCGCCGCTGTCGATCGAGGGCATGACGTCCAATCCCGTCCGCGGGACCTTCTTCTGGGTGTATGTGCCGCTGTACATCAACCTGATCCCGCTGGCGGTCTTCTACGAGTGGAACGTCCGCTCGCGGAAGGCCATCATCGGCAACCTCTCGGAGAACCTCCGGAAACTGGCCTCCGCGAACGACACGGGGATGACCCTGCTGGAGTCGATCAAGGTCGTCTCGGAGACCTCCGCCGGCAAGCTGGCCGACGAGTTCGAGGTCATGCACTCCAAGGTCAACTACGGCACCAACCTCAAGAACGCCCTCCGGGAGTTCAACAACAGCTACCACGTCCCGCGGCTGGCCCGGACGGTGAAGCTCATCAGCGAGGCTCAGGAGGCCTCCAGCCAGATCCAGGACGTCCTCTCGACGGCCGCCCAGGCCTCGGAGAACCAGGACGACATCGACCGCGAGCGCATCTCCCGGACGCGGATGCAGGTCGTCATCATCCTGATGACCTACCTCACGCTTCTGGGCGTCATGGCGCTGCTGAAGGCGCAGTTCCTCAGCGAGATGGCCGCGCTGGCCTCGCAGGGCGCCTCCAGCGGCGGCGGTGCCGGCCCGGCCGGCGGCTTCGGACAGAGTCTCGACACAGACCTGCTGTCGATGCTGTTCTTCCACGCCGTCGTGATCCAGGCGATCCTCTCGTCCTTTATCGCCGGCTACATCCGGACCGTCAAGATCCTCGCCGGGGTCAAGTTCGCCGTGTTGCTCTCGACCGTCGCGCTCGTCGTCTGGATGGCGATCTAA
- a CDS encoding DUF7288 family protein — MVDRGQAYTLEGIVAALVVLAGVFFAIQATTAAPQAAGASSPHAEQHDRALTASALVAADDETIREALLYWDGSAFHCTTGESYYTGAADDGGDCPSSDAVPPLDFGESIADALGPRYTYNVILAYNDTTDRTTRRMVYQGEPGDGAIRATTTVVLTDGHNLTRENGDESEQRLGESGSFYAPDLETDGPSSGREEYLYNVVSVEVVAWRA; from the coding sequence ATGGTAGACCGCGGCCAGGCGTACACGCTGGAGGGGATCGTCGCCGCGCTGGTGGTGCTGGCCGGCGTCTTCTTCGCCATCCAGGCGACCACCGCGGCGCCCCAGGCCGCCGGCGCGTCCAGCCCCCACGCCGAGCAGCACGACCGCGCGCTGACCGCCAGCGCGCTCGTCGCCGCCGACGACGAGACGATCCGCGAGGCGCTGCTGTACTGGGACGGCAGCGCGTTCCACTGCACGACCGGCGAGTCGTACTACACCGGCGCGGCCGACGACGGCGGGGACTGTCCGTCCTCCGACGCCGTCCCGCCCCTCGACTTCGGCGAGTCCATCGCGGACGCCCTCGGCCCCAGGTACACGTACAACGTGATCCTCGCCTACAACGACACCACCGACAGGACGACCCGGCGGATGGTCTACCAGGGCGAACCCGGCGACGGCGCGATCCGGGCGACGACGACCGTCGTCCTGACCGACGGCCACAACCTCACGAGGGAGAACGGCGACGAGAGCGAGCAGCGCCTCGGCGAGAGCGGGAGCTTCTACGCGCCGGACCTGGAGACGGACGGCCCCTCCAGCGGCCGGGAGGAGTACCTCTACAACGTCGTCAGCGTGGAGGTGGTGGCGTGGCGCGCGTGA
- a CDS encoding DUF7261 family protein — MARVTDRGQALLVGAVVLAVAFLGLALVLNGAIYETTLSTEASEDVSGNGLVTIQDAVRGDVATVIERAVNRSSAAGDQKAYVEAAFEEGRVGANYTRQYAERDVLVRVSYSDSRNGSVGEDPDFTTLSFSDRMRVFRMTFNNLDGSDPLTVSFEDTDGSEWNVTADGDSGELTVDPPSEPEVTCANSEPDYVDFTNGSYRTGSGIERCPALNVLAHMDGVNSIEAHNGSHVSSGSYRYFVNDGTDDRIYQVSVDLVVYSESIDYEGTLRVAPGEPR; from the coding sequence GTGGCGCGCGTGACCGACCGCGGCCAGGCCCTGCTCGTCGGGGCCGTCGTCCTCGCCGTGGCCTTCCTCGGACTGGCGCTCGTGCTCAACGGCGCGATCTACGAGACGACCCTCTCGACGGAGGCCAGCGAGGACGTCAGCGGCAACGGCCTCGTGACGATTCAGGACGCCGTCCGCGGCGACGTGGCGACGGTGATAGAGCGGGCGGTGAACCGGAGCAGCGCTGCCGGCGATCAGAAAGCGTACGTCGAGGCGGCGTTCGAAGAGGGTCGCGTCGGGGCCAACTATACCCGTCAGTACGCCGAGCGAGACGTCTTGGTGCGAGTTTCCTACAGCGATTCCCGGAACGGGAGCGTTGGCGAAGATCCCGACTTTACCACGCTGTCGTTCAGTGACCGGATGCGCGTCTTCCGGATGACGTTCAATAATCTTGACGGCTCCGACCCGCTGACGGTATCCTTCGAGGACACCGACGGAAGCGAGTGGAACGTCACGGCCGACGGGGACAGCGGTGAACTAACAGTCGATCCGCCGTCGGAGCCCGAGGTCACCTGCGCCAACAGCGAGCCCGACTACGTCGACTTCACGAACGGAAGCTATCGGACCGGCTCGGGGATCGAACGCTGTCCGGCGTTGAACGTCCTCGCACATATGGACGGCGTCAATTCCATCGAAGCGCACAACGGGAGCCACGTGAGCTCCGGTAGTTACCGGTACTTCGTCAACGACGGGACGGACGACCGGATCTATCAGGTCAGCGTCGACCTCGTCGTCTACTCCGAATCGATCGACTACGAGGGGACGCTCCGGGTCGCCCCGGGTGAGCCGCGATGA
- a CDS encoding DUF7266 family protein, with protein MTGWSRRESARDRAVQTTVSYVITVGIALALVTGLIAAGTTMVEDQNRRTTESQLRTIGHQVAGTLELADRTVRASDDVDTLNLTVDLPDQVVGSEYYVDVDSDLVAVSASGVGVSMPVDHTAETDVRDSLGNASEGSYEGGRLYVTYDTDDEHLKVNDD; from the coding sequence ATGACGGGGTGGTCTCGCCGGGAGAGCGCGCGCGACCGCGCCGTCCAGACCACCGTCTCCTACGTCATCACGGTCGGCATCGCGCTGGCGCTGGTCACCGGCCTGATCGCCGCGGGGACGACCATGGTCGAGGACCAGAACCGCCGCACAACGGAGTCCCAGCTTCGGACCATCGGCCACCAGGTCGCCGGCACGCTCGAGCTCGCCGACCGCACGGTCCGGGCCAGCGACGACGTGGACACGCTGAACCTGACGGTCGATCTGCCCGATCAGGTCGTCGGGTCGGAGTACTACGTCGACGTCGACAGCGACCTGGTGGCCGTCAGCGCCAGCGGCGTCGGCGTCTCCATGCCGGTCGACCACACCGCGGAGACGGACGTTCGCGACTCGCTGGGAAACGCCTCGGAGGGATCCTACGAGGGCGGGCGGCTGTACGTGACCTACGACACCGACGACGAGCACCTGAAGGTGAACGATGACTGA
- a CDS encoding DUF7289 family protein, giving the protein MTDRAQSDTLGFVLLFTVLIASLGVVATAGVGTLESGRDVATSQNVEQSMIELAGAGTDVHRENVSVRTARMGLGNGQLEAGEETEIAVEVDGSPADVGGTRIDGLAVQPITYSLDGRAVTYEGTAVVRHQDGGSVLVREPDFHFDPDGGVVAVPVVNTTLVGDADSVGGGNAEVRLLRGDASTRITDSATSFTLTVDPPADRVDAWKTALESSAESSTDCSEDESSGTVSYECPSLGPDEPTIVLRLVTVAFELSG; this is encoded by the coding sequence ATGACTGACCGCGCACAGAGCGACACGCTCGGGTTCGTCCTGCTGTTCACCGTCCTCATCGCCTCGCTCGGCGTGGTCGCGACGGCCGGCGTCGGAACCCTCGAGTCCGGCCGGGACGTCGCGACCAGCCAGAACGTCGAGCAGTCCATGATCGAACTGGCCGGTGCCGGAACCGACGTCCACCGCGAGAACGTCTCCGTGCGCACCGCGCGGATGGGGCTGGGCAACGGCCAGCTCGAAGCGGGCGAGGAGACCGAGATCGCGGTCGAAGTAGACGGCAGTCCGGCGGATGTCGGCGGAACGAGGATCGACGGACTCGCCGTCCAGCCGATCACGTACAGCCTGGACGGACGGGCGGTCACCTACGAGGGAACTGCGGTCGTCAGGCACCAGGACGGCGGCTCCGTGCTCGTTCGCGAGCCGGACTTCCACTTCGATCCCGACGGCGGCGTCGTCGCCGTACCGGTCGTCAACACGACGCTGGTCGGCGACGCCGACTCCGTCGGAGGCGGCAACGCCGAGGTCCGACTGCTTCGCGGCGACGCGAGTACCAGAATTACCGACAGCGCCACGTCGTTCACCCTCACCGTGGATCCGCCGGCTGACCGGGTCGACGCCTGGAAAACGGCGCTGGAATCGTCCGCGGAGTCGAGCACCGATTGCAGCGAGGACGAGTCCAGCGGCACCGTCTCCTACGAGTGTCCGTCACTGGGACCCGACGAGCCGACGATCGTTCTGCGGCTCGTCACCGTGGCGTTCGAGTTGAGCGGGTGA